AGATATTAGTACGCAAACCATAAATGTTGTAGAGCCAGTAAGTGACCTGCAACTGGAAAGAGTAAGTGTATTATCTGAAGAGGGCGACCCAGGCATAATTATGCTACTTACTATTAGAAATAATGGAACTCTAAAGGCTGGTCAATTTAGTATTGATATCTCACTGGATCAGGTATTAAATATTAGTAAAATTTTTGACAGGGAACTAGGCCCGGGCGAGGTAGTTAACTTTCCGTTAGACTTTTCAGTATCTACTCAGCAAAGCCGAAATATTGATCTCAAATATGTTTGTGCTACCCTGGAAAACCATCCTGAAGAAGAAAATTTAGCCAATAATCGCTACTGTACCAGCTTAGAAAACAACTTTACTGTCATTTCTCCGTATCCTAATCCTTCAAAGGATAAGATTCAGGTTGACTTAGTATTGCCTCAACAGGAAAATGTAGACATTAAACTGATGACAATACAGGGAGAAACTTTACAAAATCTGACTTTTAGTAACACTAAAACAGGGTTGAATACGTTTACTCTTGATGTGTCTACCATGGTTTCAGGTTATTATCTGTTACAGGTAGATTACCTGACTTATTCAAAAGTACATAGGCTGGTAGTAAATCCTTAGGTGCTGAATATTACTTGCTTTGATTTTAAATTAAAGCTATATTATTTTTAATTTTGACAAATTACTTTAATAAAGTTCGGTAATGTTTAGTAAAATGATTGTAACCGCCTATCTTTGCAGCAATTTTTTTCGAGTTAAATGATATCATAAAAAATGACAGCAAGTCCTAAATTAGATAAGGTAGATAGGAAGATTCTGGAGATATTACAGCGCAATGCTAAGATCACCAACGCTCAACTCTCTAAAGAGATAGGCTTATCACCGGCGCCTACCTTAGAGCGCGTAAAGAAATTAGAGCAATCAGGAGTTATAGATAGCTACCATGCCAAACTAAATACCTCCAAAATTGGGTTAGGCATCAGCACCTTTGTACAAATTAAACTCACCGGACACGATAAAGAAAGTATCAAGACCTTTATCAATGCCATCAACAAAATTGATGAAGTAATAGAGTGTCATCACGTTACAGGTTCAAGCGATTTTATTCTTCGTGTTATCGCTAAGGATATCGCTTCTTACCAGCAGTTAATGCTAGATAAAGTAAATGAAGTGCCCGTAGTTGATAGTCTTCAGTCTTTAGTTATACTTTCTACCTTTAAAGACAGCAAGACCCTTCCTGTGCCCGAAGACGAAAAGCTAAAAATATAACACATTCCTATAAAGTATTTTACAACCCCAGGTTTGACAAATTTTTGATATCAGACCTGGGGTTTTTGATTTAAGTGTATATTAAATTAGACTTGTTGTAGCTATTAAGGTAGCATCCGCAATTAATATTACTTAACATGACACAAGAGCAGAATACCACTCCCCGCATTATTTTGGGAGCAGACGAGATACAGCAAAAAATCAGACGTATAGCTTATGAAGTCTATGAGCGCAACTATGAGGCTCAATCATTAATTCTGGCAGGCATAGTGGACCGTGGCTTTGCTTTGGCAGAACGTATTGGCACCGCACTTAACGAAATCAGTCACTTCAAATTTAAACCTGTCTCTACAGAACGTAAATTGCAATTGGTAAAAATTCATCTGGAAAAATTTACACATGAGCAATGTAAGGTAGAACTAGATTGTTCGTTAGAACAGTTAGATGGTCAGCGTATTGTTTTGATAGACGATGTGCTTAATACCGGAAGAACGTTAGCCTACAGCATGCGACCATTTCTGGATCGGCCTATACAGCAAATGGAAATTGCCGTGCTGGTCAACAGAAGCCATAGCAAATTTCCGGTAGTGGCTAATTATACGGGTTACGAACTGGCTACAACCCTTGAAGAGCACATAGAGGTAATATTAGATGGAGAAAGAGATGCCGTCTATCTTAAATAGCAAAAAGATTATGTCTGGCTCCAAAAAATGCGATAAGGGATAAAACCTTACCTTTGTTTATTAACTACTGATTTTTTAGCATATTATTGTGTAATTATCATGTAATGATTATTACGTTAATAAAATAAAAACTTATTTTTGTTACATAATAAAGAGCCCCTTTTATAGACAAAACTAAATGTCACGGAGCCCCAGTTCTGATATTGATCGTAAGCAACAGCTTGATAAGTTACTGAACGAAAAGCAGCAGCTTGAAGATGCTATAGCCAGGCTTAAGAAGGAGAAGTTTG
This window of the Porifericola rhodea genome carries:
- a CDS encoding Lrp/AsnC family transcriptional regulator; protein product: MTASPKLDKVDRKILEILQRNAKITNAQLSKEIGLSPAPTLERVKKLEQSGVIDSYHAKLNTSKIGLGISTFVQIKLTGHDKESIKTFINAINKIDEVIECHHVTGSSDFILRVIAKDIASYQQLMLDKVNEVPVVDSLQSLVILSTFKDSKTLPVPEDEKLKI
- a CDS encoding phosphoribosyltransferase family protein; the protein is MTQEQNTTPRIILGADEIQQKIRRIAYEVYERNYEAQSLILAGIVDRGFALAERIGTALNEISHFKFKPVSTERKLQLVKIHLEKFTHEQCKVELDCSLEQLDGQRIVLIDDVLNTGRTLAYSMRPFLDRPIQQMEIAVLVNRSHSKFPVVANYTGYELATTLEEHIEVILDGERDAVYLK